One window of the Bacteroidota bacterium genome contains the following:
- a CDS encoding FtsW/RodA/SpoVE family cell cycle protein, whose translation MNLFKYIKGDKVIWTVVLLLSLLSVLVVYSSVVALAYRYKNGDTASYLIKHIFIVGSGIFLMYLIHKVKYSYFSRISQIAIILSAPLLLYTLLNGVSAGEASRWLPIPGTSLTFQTSDFAKLALIAYVARMLSIKQDVIKDFKQGFLPVIIPVVVICALIFPANFSTAALLFLTCLVLMFVGRMNAKHLWLLIGSGVVFVALLVLIIWNFPNAIPRGATWKARIENFSKGDSESNFQAEQAKIAIARGIVPQGPGNSISRNFLPQASSDFIFAILIEEWGLITAVIIVFLYVVLLFRGVRIANKSERTFGSLLAIGLTFSLVFQAMINMAVAVNLFPVTGQPLPLISMGGTSIWFTSISIGIILSVSRETEIAQEGGELATA comes from the coding sequence TTGAATTTATTTAAATACATAAAGGGAGATAAGGTAATTTGGACAGTAGTGTTACTACTTTCTTTGTTGTCGGTGTTGGTCGTGTACAGCTCTGTTGTAGCATTGGCATATCGCTATAAAAATGGAGATACGGCTTCCTATTTGATTAAGCATATCTTTATTGTTGGCTCGGGTATCTTTCTGATGTACTTGATTCATAAAGTAAAGTATTCCTATTTTTCCAGAATTTCACAAATTGCAATTATTCTTTCTGCACCTTTGTTGTTATATACATTGCTGAATGGAGTGAGTGCAGGTGAAGCTTCGCGTTGGCTCCCAATACCAGGAACCTCCTTAACATTTCAAACTTCCGATTTTGCAAAATTAGCACTCATCGCATACGTTGCACGAATGCTTTCGATTAAGCAGGATGTGATTAAAGATTTTAAACAAGGTTTCTTGCCGGTAATTATCCCGGTAGTGGTGATTTGTGCGTTGATCTTTCCTGCAAACTTTTCTACTGCCGCTTTATTGTTTTTAACCTGTTTGGTATTAATGTTTGTTGGTCGAATGAATGCAAAACATCTTTGGTTGCTGATTGGTTCAGGTGTTGTATTTGTCGCACTTCTTGTTTTGATTATTTGGAATTTCCCAAATGCAATTCCTCGCGGAGCAACTTGGAAAGCACGTATCGAAAATTTTAGTAAAGGGGATAGTGAAAGTAACTTTCAAGCAGAACAAGCGAAGATTGCGATTGCGAGAGGAATTGTTCCGCAAGGTCCTGGGAACAGTATTTCTAGAAACTTTTTACCGCAAGCTTCTTCCGATTTTATTTTTGCAATTCTAATAGAAGAGTGGGGATTAATTACCGCAGTCATAATTGTTTTTCTATATGTTGTTTTACTCTTTCGAGGTGTACGCATTGCAAATAAGAGTGAGAGAACTTTTGGAAGTTTGCTCGCAATTGGATTGACATTTAGTTTGGTGTTTCAAGCAATGATTAACATGGCTGTGGCGGTGAATTTATTCCCCGTTACTGGTCAGCCACTTCCTTTAATCAGTATGGGAGGAACATCCATTTGGTTTACAAGTATTTCTATTGGAATTATTTTAAGTGTAAGTAGAGAAACAGAAATTGCTCAGGAAGGAGGGGAACTTGCAACCGCTTAA
- the murG gene encoding undecaprenyldiphospho-muramoylpentapeptide beta-N-acetylglucosaminyltransferase, whose product MQPLKIIVSGGGTGGHIFPAIAIANAIKSLRPDTEFLFVGAEGKMEMEKVPAAGYKIEGLWISGFQRKLSMSNLAFPFKVISSLMKAKKILKSFKPDAVIGTGGFASGPMLQVVAKNGIVTLVQEQNSYPGITNKILAKKVDRICVAYAGMEKYFPKEKILLTGNPVRQDILSLDGKKERGLEYFGLSGDKKVILVIGGSLGARTINESIVNCLDAFEKNNIQLIWQTGKGFYETAKAAVAKYEGKGIKAYDFIQKMDYAYAVSDLVISRAGASSVSELCLVKKPCILIPSPNVAEDHQTKNAMALVTYNAAVILKDVDARQQLCKQTIDLIGDSEQCFKLSENIGKLAFQDSAIVIANEVLSLINKKK is encoded by the coding sequence TTGCAACCGCTTAAAATTATTGTTAGTGGAGGAGGAACCGGAGGACATATCTTCCCGGCAATCGCAATTGCAAATGCGATAAAAAGTTTGCGTCCGGATACCGAATTTTTATTTGTTGGTGCAGAAGGTAAGATGGAAATGGAAAAAGTACCGGCAGCTGGATATAAAATTGAAGGATTATGGATTTCCGGTTTTCAAAGAAAGTTGTCCATGTCAAATCTTGCTTTTCCTTTTAAAGTCATCAGCAGTTTGATGAAAGCTAAAAAGATATTAAAGTCTTTTAAGCCGGATGCCGTAATTGGTACAGGTGGGTTTGCAAGTGGCCCGATGTTACAAGTGGTTGCAAAGAATGGAATTGTGACATTGGTGCAAGAGCAAAATTCGTATCCTGGAATAACGAATAAAATACTTGCTAAAAAAGTTGATAGAATATGTGTGGCCTACGCAGGCATGGAAAAATATTTTCCAAAAGAGAAAATTTTGCTGACAGGAAATCCGGTGCGACAAGATATTTTAAGTCTGGATGGAAAAAAAGAAAGAGGCCTAGAATATTTTGGATTGAGCGGTGATAAAAAAGTAATTCTGGTAATCGGTGGGAGCTTAGGTGCTCGAACAATTAATGAAAGTATAGTTAATTGTCTTGATGCTTTTGAGAAAAACAATATTCAGCTGATTTGGCAAACAGGCAAAGGTTTTTATGAGACCGCAAAAGCTGCTGTTGCTAAGTATGAAGGAAAGGGAATTAAAGCGTACGATTTTATTCAGAAAATGGATTACGCTTATGCCGTTTCTGATTTAGTGATTTCAAGAGCGGGAGCAAGTTCTGTTTCGGAATTGTGTTTGGTGAAAAAGCCATGCATCTTAATTCCTTCACCAAATGTGGCAGAAGACCATCAAACAAAAAATGCAATGGCTTTGGTAACCTATAATGCAGCAGTTATTTTAAAAGATGTAGACGCACGTCAACAATTGTGCAAACAAACAATTGATTTGATAGGTGATTCAGAACAATGCTTTAAACTTTCAGAGAATATCGGAAAATTAGCATTTCAAGATTCCGCAATTGTTATTGCAAATGAAGTGTTGAGTTTGATTAACAAAAAGAAGTAA
- the ftsA gene encoding cell division protein FtsA, whose translation MEPSEIVVGLDIGTTKIVAIVGRRNEFGKIEILGMGKSESFGVARGVVQNIDQTVQSIQTAVAEAEAKSGVDIKVVNVGIAGQHIRSMQHRGIKTRASIEQEISQNDIDALIDDMYKLMMAPGEEIIHVLPQEYIIDNESGIKNPIGMSGIRLEANFHIITGQIAAARNIYKCVQKAGLEVSELTLEPLASADAVLSNEEKEAGVVLVDIGGGTTDVAIFQDGIIRHTAVIPFGGNVITEDVKEGCTIIKSQAELLKIKFGSALASENQENEIVSIPGLRGRAHKEISVRNLSAIIQARMEEIVEHVYYEIKHSGYEKKLIAGIVVTGGGAQLKHVSQLIEYITGMDTRVGYPNEHLAKGSEDVTSPLFATSVGLVMKGLQTLDKQNKKMVTTTGDTKGIKGHSKEKTSGFFDKLKSFFDEDASQK comes from the coding sequence ATGGAACCATCAGAAATTGTAGTAGGCTTAGATATCGGGACAACAAAAATTGTTGCCATTGTTGGCAGAAGAAATGAATTCGGAAAAATTGAAATCCTGGGAATGGGGAAATCCGAATCCTTTGGAGTAGCAAGGGGCGTTGTTCAAAATATTGACCAAACTGTTCAGTCCATTCAAACTGCTGTTGCCGAAGCGGAAGCTAAATCAGGGGTAGATATTAAAGTGGTAAACGTTGGTATAGCCGGACAACACATTCGCAGTATGCAACACCGTGGTATCAAAACACGTGCAAGTATTGAGCAAGAAATTTCTCAAAATGATATCGATGCCTTGATTGATGATATGTATAAATTGATGATGGCACCCGGTGAGGAAATTATTCATGTGCTTCCTCAAGAATATATCATCGATAACGAATCAGGAATTAAGAACCCGATTGGTATGTCAGGAATTCGTTTGGAAGCAAATTTTCATATCATCACCGGGCAAATTGCTGCTGCACGAAATATCTACAAATGTGTTCAGAAAGCCGGATTGGAAGTTTCTGAATTAACCTTAGAACCTCTTGCTTCGGCAGATGCTGTTTTAAGTAATGAGGAAAAGGAAGCTGGTGTGGTGTTGGTGGACATTGGTGGTGGAACAACCGATGTAGCAATTTTTCAAGATGGAATTATTCGTCATACTGCTGTTATTCCTTTTGGTGGAAATGTAATTACGGAAGATGTAAAAGAAGGCTGTACAATTATAAAAAGCCAAGCTGAACTTTTGAAAATTAAATTTGGTTCTGCCTTAGCAAGTGAAAATCAAGAAAATGAAATTGTTTCGATACCGGGTTTGAGAGGTCGCGCTCACAAAGAAATTTCTGTGCGCAATCTATCTGCGATTATTCAAGCACGTATGGAAGAAATTGTAGAGCATGTATACTATGAAATCAAACATTCGGGATACGAGAAAAAATTAATTGCAGGAATTGTGGTTACCGGTGGTGGAGCACAATTAAAACATGTTTCGCAATTGATTGAATACATCACAGGAATGGATACACGTGTCGGCTATCCGAACGAGCACCTTGCAAAAGGAAGCGAAGATGTTACCAGTCCGTTATTCGCTACTTCAGTTGGTTTGGTGATGAAAGGGTTGCAGACGTTGGATAAACAAAACAAAAAAATGGTGACAACCACTGGGGATACAAAAGGGATTAAAGGACACTCGAAAGAAAAAACATCCGGCTTTTTTGATAAGCTGAAAAGTTTCTTTGATGAGGATGCTTCTCAGAAATAG
- the ftsZ gene encoding cell division protein FtsZ — protein MKFDLPTDNSSIIKVIGVGGGGSNAVNHMYKQGIKGVDFIVCNTDQQALDMSPVPLRIVLGASLTKGRGAGSLPEVGKNAAIENIEEVKALLANNTEMVFITAGLGGGTGTGAAPIIAKAAKEMGILTVGIVTIPFGFEGKKRKAQADEGLEALKANVDTLLVISNDKLREIYGNLKVTEAFGHADDILATAAKGIADIITTTLQINTDINDVKTVMKESGVAIMGSAMASGEQRSLRAVEQAMSSPLLNDSNIKGARYVLVNVTCGEDEITMDEFGEITDYIQDAAGMSAEVIKGYGVDPSLGDKVNVTIIATGFSSKADVGIQIEKAPAKKVFSLMDEVKVETPVAEVVTPVAEEITLKPMEMTSYIKEEVKVEAVVESKQETLPFVAEVKVEETPAVVNEVVAEETPFVNEVSVEETPIFVNEVVSEIEEVSTFTNEVVEEPVMEESITFVSEEVVEPVFEVEEVKEPITFEFDITNTVVSEESTIVSNTTLDEAYAKAEPVIEAKEENTIVSKVQNDEQLKKAQDRVAKLKELSFKLKSPNGLSELENEPAYKRRNINLDSTPHSSESQVSRYTLSEGDDKKVEIKPNNSFLHDNVD, from the coding sequence ATGAAATTTGATTTACCAACAGACAACTCCTCAATTATCAAGGTAATTGGAGTAGGTGGTGGCGGAAGCAACGCTGTAAACCATATGTATAAACAAGGCATCAAAGGTGTTGATTTTATTGTTTGTAATACCGACCAACAGGCATTGGACATGAGTCCAGTTCCTTTAAGAATAGTTTTAGGTGCCAGCTTAACAAAAGGGCGCGGTGCTGGTTCTTTGCCTGAAGTAGGTAAAAATGCAGCTATCGAAAATATCGAAGAAGTAAAAGCATTGTTGGCGAACAATACGGAGATGGTCTTTATCACTGCCGGTTTAGGTGGTGGAACAGGAACCGGTGCTGCTCCGATTATTGCAAAAGCAGCTAAGGAAATGGGTATTTTAACAGTAGGTATTGTTACCATTCCTTTCGGATTTGAAGGTAAAAAACGTAAAGCGCAAGCAGACGAAGGATTGGAAGCTTTAAAAGCTAATGTGGATACTTTGTTAGTGATCAGCAATGATAAATTGAGAGAGATTTACGGTAATTTAAAAGTAACGGAAGCATTCGGTCATGCAGATGATATTTTAGCAACTGCTGCGAAAGGTATTGCTGATATCATTACAACTACATTACAAATCAATACGGATATTAATGACGTAAAAACTGTAATGAAGGAAAGTGGAGTAGCTATTATGGGTTCTGCAATGGCGAGCGGTGAGCAACGTTCATTAAGAGCGGTTGAACAAGCAATGTCTTCTCCGTTATTAAACGATAGTAACATTAAAGGTGCTCGTTATGTATTGGTGAATGTAACATGTGGTGAAGATGAAATCACCATGGATGAGTTCGGAGAAATTACAGATTATATCCAAGATGCAGCAGGAATGTCTGCTGAGGTAATCAAAGGATACGGAGTTGATCCTTCGTTAGGAGATAAAGTAAATGTTACCATTATCGCTACTGGATTCAGCTCTAAAGCAGATGTTGGTATTCAAATTGAAAAAGCACCTGCTAAAAAGGTATTTTCATTGATGGATGAAGTAAAAGTAGAAACTCCGGTTGCAGAGGTTGTTACTCCTGTTGCGGAAGAAATTACTTTGAAACCAATGGAAATGACTTCTTATATCAAAGAAGAAGTTAAAGTAGAAGCAGTTGTTGAATCAAAACAAGAAACACTTCCTTTCGTTGCAGAAGTGAAAGTAGAGGAAACACCTGCTGTTGTGAATGAAGTTGTTGCTGAAGAAACTCCTTTTGTAAATGAGGTAAGTGTTGAAGAAACACCAATCTTTGTAAATGAAGTGGTGTCTGAGATAGAAGAGGTAAGTACGTTCACAAATGAAGTGGTTGAAGAACCTGTAATGGAAGAGTCAATTACTTTCGTTTCCGAAGAAGTGGTGGAGCCTGTTTTTGAAGTAGAGGAAGTAAAAGAACCAATTACATTTGAGTTTGATATTACCAACACTGTTGTTTCGGAAGAATCAACCATCGTTTCTAATACAACCTTGGATGAAGCGTATGCGAAAGCAGAACCGGTTATTGAAGCAAAAGAAGAAAACACCATTGTTTCAAAAGTTCAAAACGATGAGCAATTGAAAAAAGCTCAAGATCGTGTTGCAAAATTGAAAGAGTTAAGTTTTAAATTGAAGTCTCCGAATGGTTTATCTGAATTAGAAAACGAACCGGCTTATAAAAGAAGAAACATTAATTTAGATTCTACTCCTCATTCTTCCGAATCACAAGTGTCACGTTACACCTTGTCTGAAGGAGATGATAAAAAAGTAGAAATTAAACCAAACAACTCTTTTTTACACGATAACGTTGATTAA
- a CDS encoding GatB/YqeY domain-containing protein: MALEEKINADIKSAMLAKEASKLEALRAIKSAILLLKTSPEGLNDDTEMKALLKMVKQRKETADLYVTQNRKDLADVEMAQAAVIEAYLPKQMSEEDVKAEVAKIIISVGASSPADMGKVMGVASKQLAGKADGKLISTIVKKLLNK, translated from the coding sequence ATGGCTTTAGAAGAAAAAATCAATGCAGATATCAAATCTGCTATGTTAGCGAAAGAAGCTTCCAAATTAGAAGCATTGCGTGCTATTAAATCAGCAATATTATTATTAAAAACTTCTCCGGAAGGCTTAAATGATGATACAGAAATGAAAGCATTGTTGAAAATGGTTAAACAACGCAAGGAAACAGCTGATTTATACGTAACTCAAAATCGTAAAGATTTAGCCGATGTGGAAATGGCACAAGCTGCTGTAATTGAAGCATATCTTCCAAAACAAATGAGTGAAGAGGATGTAAAAGCAGAAGTGGCAAAAATTATTATTTCTGTAGGTGCAAGCTCTCCGGCTGATATGGGGAAAGTTATGGGTGTTGCCTCCAAACAATTAGCCGGTAAAGCCGATGGAAAATTGATTTCTACGATTGTAAAGAAATTGTTGAATAAATAG
- the groL gene encoding chaperonin GroEL (60 kDa chaperone family; promotes refolding of misfolded polypeptides especially under stressful conditions; forms two stacked rings of heptamers to form a barrel-shaped 14mer; ends can be capped by GroES; misfolded proteins enter the barrel where they are refolded when GroES binds), which produces MAKDIFFNIDARDRLKKGVDALANAVKVTLGPKGRNVIIDRKFGAPSITKDGVSVAKEIELKDPVENMGAQMLKEVASKTADAAGDGTTTATVLAQAIVTAGLKNVAAGANPMDLKRGIDKAVIAVVENLNKQSQKIGDDNKKIEQVATISANNDNAIGKLIAEAMKRVKKEGVITVEEAKGTETTVEVVEGMQFDRGYISAYFVTDVDKMETVLDNPLVLITDKKISIMKELLPVLEKAVQTGRPILIIAEDVDSEALSTLVVNKIRGSLKIAAVKAPGFGDRRKAMLEDLAILTGGTLISEERGYKLENAELNMLGSAEKITIDKDNTTVVGGKGKKADIASRVNQIKAQIESTTSDYDKEKLQERLAKLAGGVAVLYVGAATEVEMKEKKDRVDDALAATRAAVEEGIVPGGGVAYIRAIDGLEKLKGSNDDETTGIQIVIRAIEEPLRQIVANAGLEGAVIVQKVREGKADFGYNARTDKFENLFAAGVIDPTKVSRVALENAASIAAMLLTTECVLAEQKEEAPAMPMGNPGMGGMGGMM; this is translated from the coding sequence ATGGCAAAAGATATATTTTTCAATATAGATGCACGCGACCGATTAAAAAAAGGTGTGGATGCATTAGCAAACGCAGTAAAAGTAACATTAGGACCAAAAGGTAGAAATGTAATTATCGACAGAAAATTCGGTGCACCAAGCATTACCAAAGATGGTGTTTCTGTTGCAAAAGAAATTGAATTAAAAGATCCTGTAGAAAATATGGGAGCACAAATGTTGAAAGAAGTTGCTTCCAAAACTGCTGATGCTGCGGGAGACGGAACAACTACTGCAACTGTACTTGCTCAAGCAATTGTTACTGCAGGTTTAAAAAATGTTGCAGCAGGTGCAAATCCAATGGATTTGAAACGTGGAATCGACAAAGCTGTAATTGCTGTTGTAGAAAACTTAAATAAACAATCACAAAAAATTGGTGATGACAATAAAAAAATCGAACAAGTAGCGACTATTTCTGCTAACAACGACAATGCAATTGGTAAACTAATTGCGGAAGCAATGAAGCGTGTAAAAAAAGAAGGCGTTATTACTGTTGAAGAAGCTAAAGGTACAGAAACTACTGTTGAAGTGGTGGAAGGAATGCAATTCGACAGAGGATATATCTCTGCTTACTTTGTTACCGATGTAGATAAAATGGAAACTGTTTTGGACAATCCACTTGTTTTAATTACAGACAAGAAAATTTCTATCATGAAAGAATTATTACCTGTATTGGAAAAAGCAGTTCAAACAGGTAGACCAATTTTAATTATTGCAGAAGATGTAGATAGCGAAGCATTATCAACATTGGTTGTAAATAAAATTCGTGGTTCTTTAAAAATTGCTGCTGTTAAAGCTCCTGGCTTTGGCGACAGAAGAAAAGCAATGTTAGAAGATTTAGCAATATTAACCGGTGGAACATTAATTTCTGAAGAAAGAGGTTATAAACTGGAAAATGCTGAATTAAACATGTTGGGAAGCGCTGAAAAAATCACCATCGACAAAGACAACACAACTGTTGTTGGCGGAAAAGGTAAAAAAGCAGACATCGCTTCACGTGTGAATCAAATCAAAGCACAAATCGAATCCACCACATCGGATTACGATAAAGAAAAATTGCAAGAACGTTTGGCTAAATTAGCAGGTGGTGTTGCTGTATTGTATGTTGGTGCTGCTACAGAAGTGGAAATGAAAGAGAAGAAAGACCGCGTAGACGATGCATTAGCAGCTACACGTGCTGCGGTAGAAGAAGGAATTGTACCGGGAGGTGGAGTTGCCTATATCAGAGCAATTGATGGTTTGGAAAAACTAAAAGGTTCGAACGATGACGAAACAACCGGAATTCAAATTGTGATTCGTGCCATTGAAGAGCCATTGCGCCAAATTGTTGCGAACGCAGGTTTAGAAGGAGCAGTAATTGTTCAAAAAGTGCGTGAAGGAAAAGCAGATTTCGGTTACAATGCGCGTACAGATAAATTTGAAAATTTATTTGCAGCGGGTGTAATTGATCCTACTAAAGTATCTCGTGTTGCATTAGAAAATGCTGCTTCGATTGCTGCAATGCTATTAACTACTGAATGTGTATTAGCAGAGCAAAAAGAAGAAGCTCCAGCAATGCCAATGGGCAACCCAGGAATGGGTGGCATGGGTGGAATGATGTAA
- a CDS encoding co-chaperone GroES, translating into MAKTSSKVNIKPVAGTQNRVVVEAAAAEEKTASGIIIPDTAKEKPQRGIVIAVSEKDDKGNKPEVKVGDTVLYGKYAGTEVQVEGKDLLIMRESDIFAIV; encoded by the coding sequence ATGGCAAAGACAAGTTCAAAAGTAAACATCAAGCCAGTTGCAGGAACACAAAACAGAGTAGTTGTTGAAGCTGCTGCTGCAGAAGAAAAAACAGCGAGTGGAATTATCATCCCAGACACCGCCAAAGAAAAACCTCAAAGAGGAATTGTAATTGCAGTTAGTGAAAAAGATGACAAAGGAAATAAGCCTGAAGTAAAAGTGGGTGACACGGTTTTGTATGGTAAATATGCAGGCACAGAAGTTCAAGTAGAAGGCAAAGATCTTTTGATTATGAGAGAGAGCGATATATTCGCAATCGTTTAA
- the secG gene encoding preprotein translocase subunit SecG encodes MGTIISVLIIIVCVLLILVVLVQNSKGGGLASSFASSNQVMGVRKTADFLEKATWTLAAALLVLSVISTSFTKTSGVTTGAGVESTTRKMSAEDVTPAVPANNAAPVAPAPASGTPTPN; translated from the coding sequence ATGGGTACAATTATTTCAGTTTTAATTATAATCGTTTGTGTGTTACTAATCCTAGTGGTGTTGGTACAAAATTCAAAAGGAGGAGGCTTAGCATCATCATTTGCTTCATCGAATCAAGTAATGGGTGTTCGTAAAACGGCCGACTTTTTAGAAAAAGCTACATGGACATTGGCAGCAGCCTTATTAGTATTAAGTGTGATCTCAACTTCTTTTACAAAAACTTCAGGGGTTACTACTGGTGCAGGAGTAGAATCTACAACACGTAAAATGAGTGCTGAAGATGTAACACCTGCGGTACCAGCAAACAACGCAGCACCTGTTGCACCTGCTCCTGCTTCAGGAACTCCAACGCCTAACTAG
- a CDS encoding LptE family protein, translated as MLKTKLALTLLSCILILFSSCKIHYSFTGGSVPPEAKTVSVQYFQNNASLAPPTLSQSFTEALRDKLSSQTRLALVNKGGDLSFEGSVSNYTTGPIAIQSTDQAALNRLTITVNVKYTCMFDEKKNFEQSFSRYADYTSDQNLASIEDQLAREINEQLVQDIFNRALNDW; from the coding sequence ATATTAAAAACAAAACTTGCCTTGACGCTTTTGTCTTGCATATTGATTCTTTTTTCGAGCTGTAAGATTCATTATTCCTTTACAGGAGGTAGTGTTCCGCCTGAAGCAAAAACTGTTTCTGTTCAATATTTTCAAAACAATGCATCCTTAGCACCTCCAACATTAAGTCAATCATTTACCGAAGCCTTGCGCGATAAATTGAGCTCACAAACACGATTAGCATTGGTGAACAAAGGCGGAGATTTAAGTTTTGAAGGAAGTGTATCTAATTATACTACCGGGCCAATTGCGATACAAAGTACAGATCAGGCAGCATTAAACAGATTAACCATCACCGTGAATGTGAAATACACCTGCATGTTTGATGAAAAGAAAAATTTTGAGCAATCCTTTTCGCGGTATGCAGATTATACGAGCGATCAAAACTTAGCATCTATTGAAGATCAATTAGCAAGAGAAATTAATGAGCAATTGGTACAAGATATTTTTAACAGAGCATTAAATGATTGGTAA
- a CDS encoding sigma-54-dependent Fis family transcriptional regulator — MTVQEIKNRFGIIGGSASLDRAIDIAKQVAPTDLTVLITGESGTGKEVFPQIIHALSARKHGQYIAVNCGAIPEGTIDSELFGHEKGSFTGAHEARKGYFEVANGGTIFLDEVAEMPIATQARLLRVLESGEFIKVGSSKVLKTDVRVVAATNVNIQQAIEKGKFREDLFYRLNTVPIVVPPLRERRQDIHLLFRKFASDFSAKYRMPTIKLDESAEQVLTNYYWQGNIRQLKNITEQISVIEKNRDITADVMIKYLPIHQTAQLPVLASTTTAGNDFSERDILYKVLFDMKKDMMDLKKIVVDLIENDNQLNQDFQPENAQLIKKLFQDVGTPETAIQLGYNTTSPIISQNQIPVSEAVEESLSLQEIEEDMIKKALTKHKGKRKNAAKELGISERTLYRKINEYGIK, encoded by the coding sequence ATGACAGTTCAAGAAATAAAAAATCGTTTTGGAATTATTGGTGGTTCAGCATCATTGGACAGGGCCATTGATATTGCAAAACAAGTAGCACCAACCGATTTAACGGTATTGATTACCGGAGAAAGCGGAACAGGAAAAGAAGTTTTTCCACAAATTATTCATGCGTTAAGTGCTCGCAAACACGGTCAATACATTGCTGTAAACTGTGGAGCGATTCCGGAAGGAACCATTGATTCGGAATTATTCGGTCACGAAAAAGGATCATTTACCGGAGCACATGAAGCACGCAAAGGTTATTTTGAAGTAGCAAATGGGGGGACAATCTTTTTAGATGAAGTAGCTGAAATGCCAATTGCAACGCAAGCACGTTTGTTGCGTGTTTTAGAAAGTGGAGAATTTATTAAAGTCGGTTCATCCAAAGTTTTAAAAACAGATGTACGCGTAGTTGCCGCAACCAATGTAAATATTCAGCAAGCCATCGAAAAAGGAAAATTCAGAGAAGATTTATTTTATCGTTTAAATACCGTTCCTATTGTTGTTCCGCCATTGCGTGAACGCAGACAAGACATTCATTTATTATTCCGAAAATTCGCATCCGATTTTTCAGCAAAATATAGAATGCCAACCATCAAATTAGATGAATCGGCAGAACAAGTTCTTACGAATTACTATTGGCAAGGAAACATTCGTCAGCTTAAAAACATTACAGAACAAATATCTGTAATTGAAAAAAACAGAGACATTACCGCTGATGTAATGATCAAATATTTGCCGATTCACCAAACCGCTCAACTACCTGTTTTAGCAAGCACAACTACCGCTGGAAATGATTTTAGCGAACGAGATATTTTATACAAAGTGCTGTTTGATATGAAGAAGGACATGATGGACTTGAAAAAAATTGTTGTCGACTTAATTGAAAACGACAATCAATTGAATCAAGATTTTCAACCCGAAAATGCACAATTGATTAAAAAATTATTTCAGGATGTTGGCACACCAGAAACTGCTATTCAGTTGGGATACAATACAACCTCACCTATTATTTCACAAAATCAGATTCCGGTTTCCGAAGCAGTAGAAGAATCATTGTCGCTTCAGGAAATTGAAGAAGACATGATAAAAAAAGCATTAACCAAACACAAAGGCAAGCGTAAAAATGCAGCCAAAGAATTAGGAATTTCTGAACGAACATTGTATCGGAAGATTAATGAATATGGAATAAAGTAA